A window from Hemicordylus capensis ecotype Gifberg chromosome 2, rHemCap1.1.pri, whole genome shotgun sequence encodes these proteins:
- the LRG1 gene encoding leucine-rich alpha-2-glycoprotein: MDRFDPTTFLTCVAMLFHGLQALPCPPVPIPNNITEFSCSSRSLSNFPTGFPKETRIISVEFTNLSSIGVDALKGLPNLQELHLSNNRLRSLPDGLFRDLPELQALDLTANFLEDLPPEIFRNTTALKQMALGGNQLATLRPSWFQTLQGLEFLVLSNTSLKKVPAFCFSKLGNLTDLDLSQNALRGLSSHVLEGLSHLEKLDLEANQLQTITEKTFHVVPRLKFLFLQNNNLINLPRRILEPLDFLELLDVSNNQLTSLDLQFSPKAVNWSLDLSGNPWECDCNMLSLVNQVKRHSITLYSKQNMLCNTPKSLEGRPVMSLAAAEFGSC; this comes from the coding sequence ATGGATCGTTTCGACCCAACAACCTTTCTCACTTGTGTGGCGATGCTTTTTCACGGCCTTCAGGCTTTGCCATGTCCGCCAGTGCCCATTCCAAACAACATCACCGAGTTTTCCTGCTCTTCCCGGTCCCTCAGCAATTTCCCAACGGGCTTCCCCAAAGAAACCCGGATCATCTCCGTCGAGTTCACAAACCTCTCCAGCATCGGCGTAGATGCACTTAAGGGCCTCCCCAACCTCCAGGAACTTCACCTGTCCAACAACAGGCTGAGAAGCCTCCCCGATGGCCTCTTCCGTGACCTTCCTGAGTTGCAGGCCTTGGATCTGACAGCCAATTTCCTAGAAGATCTCCCTCCGGAAATCTTCAGAAACACCACTGCCCTGAAGCAAATGGCTTTGGGTGGAAACCAGCTGGCCACCTTGCGCCCGTCGTGGTTCCAGACCCTGCAAGGTCTTGAGTTCCTCGTCCTTTCCAACACTTCCCTAAAGAAGGTGCCTGCCTTTTGCTTCAGCAAGCTGGGGAACTTGACGGATCTGGATCTCTCCCAGAACGCTCTCCGCGGGCTCTCCTCACATGTCCTAGAAGGGCTGTCCCATCTGGAGAAATTAGACCTTGAAGCCAACCAACTGCAGACGATCACGGAGAAGACCTTCCACGTCGTTCCAAGGCTGAAGTTCCTCTTCCTCCAAAACAATAACTTGATCAATCTGCCCCGTAGGATCTTGGAGCCTTTGGACTTCCTGGAGCTGCTGGATGTCTCCAACAACCAGCTGACCTCGTTGGATCTCCAGTTCTCACCCAAGGCAGTGAACTGGAGTCTAGATCTGTCGGGGAACCCCTGGGAATGTGACTGCAACATGCTGTCCCTGGTGAACCAGGTGAAGCGTCACTCTATCACCCTCTATTCCAAGCAAAATATGCTTTGCAACACCCCCAAAAGCCTTGAAGGCCGGCCAGTGATGTCTCTGGCTGCAGCCGAATTTGGCTCCTGCTGA